A part of bacterium genomic DNA contains:
- a CDS encoding L-2-amino-thiazoline-4-carboxylic acid hydrolase — protein sequence MDVKNLKNYGVDVATTMASLPPAVREKMEAVSRRLVLKRVGLFRSLRLPGLIREEEAKMRDVDLAPLRGRGLDKEEVRAGVLSQVAAFAAVARLAGTEKAVAIFEEIIREVGAELWAAQAPAAADFKSGGDAFAAFRAYFDATMEANRRAGVLEYDVGEDGDDAVQYDVSSCVFLELAALLGYPEAARHLCLADDVYFPDECRKIGLRFVRTGTLARGDRRCDFRFEREPKAAG from the coding sequence AAATTACGGCGTCGACGTCGCCACGACGATGGCTTCCTTGCCGCCAGCGGTACGGGAGAAGATGGAGGCTGTGAGCCGCCGGCTCGTGCTGAAGCGCGTCGGCCTGTTCCGGTCTTTGCGGCTCCCCGGCCTTATCCGGGAGGAAGAGGCGAAGATGCGGGACGTAGACCTCGCGCCGCTCCGGGGGCGGGGCCTAGATAAAGAAGAAGTCCGCGCGGGGGTGCTTTCGCAAGTCGCGGCCTTCGCCGCCGTCGCGCGCCTCGCCGGGACCGAAAAGGCCGTCGCTATTTTCGAAGAGATAATACGCGAGGTCGGCGCCGAGCTGTGGGCGGCGCAAGCACCGGCCGCCGCCGATTTCAAAAGCGGCGGCGACGCGTTCGCGGCCTTCCGCGCCTACTTCGACGCGACGATGGAGGCCAACCGGCGCGCCGGCGTCCTGGAATACGACGTGGGCGAGGACGGCGACGACGCCGTCCAGTACGACGTTAGCTCTTGCGTCTTCCTCGAGCTGGCCGCGCTTCTGGGGTACCCGGAGGCCGCCCGGCATCTCTGCCTCGCCGACGACGTCTACTTCCCGGACGAGTGCCGGAAGATCGGCTTGCGCTTCGTCCGGACCGGCACGCTGGCGCGGGGCGACCGCCGCTGCGATTTCCGCTTCGAGCGCGAGCCGAAGGCCGCCGGCTGA